ACTGGTCGAGGAACCGATTCGCCTGTCTTACGAGGAGTTTCGCGCGCTGCCTCAATCGAAACAGGTTTCCGATTTTCATTGCGTCACGACCTGGTCGCGGCTCGATAACACGTGGGAAGGAGTGAGCGTCGCCGAGATCATGAAGCTGGTGAAGCTGCGCAAAGAGGCGCGCTTTGTGGTAATCCATTGCGACGGCGGCTACACGACCAATCTGCCGCTCAGTGAATTTCTCGACGACGACGTGATGCTGGCTCATCGCCACGACGGCGCCGATCTCGAGCTCGACCACGGCTTTCCGCTGCGGCTCGTCGTGCCGAAACTTTACGGCTGGAAGAGCGCCAAGTGGGTGCGCGGAATCGAGTTCGCAGATATCGACCGGCGCGGTTTCTGGGAAGTTCGCGGCTATCACAATC
This genomic interval from Candidatus Binatus sp. contains the following:
- a CDS encoding sulfite oxidase-like oxidoreductase; the protein is MTKPAKSEDIAARVPPGQTVVENFPVLSYGPAPRLNLTTWDFKVLGLVEEPIRLSYEEFRALPQSKQVSDFHCVTTWSRLDNTWEGVSVAEIMKLVKLRKEARFVVIHCDGGYTTNLPLSEFLDDDVMLAHRHDGADLELDHGFPLRLVVPKLYGWKSAKWVRGIEFADIDRRGFWEVRGYHNHADPWTEERYSFQEDPEE